From one Geoalkalibacter halelectricus genomic stretch:
- a CDS encoding flagellar protein FlaG: MKVEAVAAQQLFPQGPGQAGFDQAGESRRADAAVVEAKPVEKVVEPQVDSVELLNRIKELTDNGAYSVRFEKNQDINDVVVKLVDSKTGDIIRQIPAEELLGLNKQLKDLRAVMISKQG; the protein is encoded by the coding sequence ATGAAAGTTGAGGCAGTTGCCGCGCAACAATTATTTCCTCAGGGGCCGGGCCAGGCGGGGTTCGATCAAGCCGGCGAGAGTCGACGCGCCGATGCAGCCGTAGTCGAGGCAAAGCCCGTGGAGAAGGTCGTCGAACCGCAGGTGGACTCCGTCGAATTGCTCAATCGCATCAAGGAACTGACGGACAACGGTGCCTACAGCGTGCGCTTTGAGAAAAACCAGGACATCAATGATGTGGTGGTGAAGCTGGTCGACTCTAAAACCGGCGATATCATCCGTCAGATCCCCGCCGAGGAGTTGCTGGGGCTCAATAAGCAGCTCAAGGATCTGCGCGCGGTGATGATCAGCAAGCAGGGGTAG